One genomic segment of Pseudorasbora parva isolate DD20220531a chromosome 6, ASM2467924v1, whole genome shotgun sequence includes these proteins:
- the ankrd52a gene encoding serine/threonine-protein phosphatase 6 regulatory ankyrin repeat subunit C isoform X3 encodes MFSQRAQHLCSSLPISLNMMTGELSVNKWENKVTYKIDEPNAFGNTALHVACYTGQEAVANELVNRGANVNQPNHRGYTPLHLAAVSTNGALCLELLVNNGADVNMQSKEGKSPLHMAAIHGRFTRSQILIQNGGEIDCVDRYGNTPLHVAAKYGHELLISTLMTNGADTARQGIHGMFPLHLAVLYGSSDCCRKLLSSGQLYSIVLSMSKEHVLSAGFDINTPDNFGRTCLHAAASGGNIECLNLLLSSGADMNKKDKFGRTPLHYAAANGRYQCVVVLVGAGAEVNERDRSGCTPLHYSAASTAFCRMDRPHASTHQNQEDGEKESFLCVEHLLDNGADPSLCNTKGYSAVHYAAAHGNKQNLELLLEMCFNTLGDQESNGSVSPLHLAVESGHWECVSVLIESGACVDAYDPVGRSVLYVASQRGHARCVELLLGQSASCLLTENCSKWGPLHVAAANGHSECLRMLLCSEGGADLVNVTDAEGQTPLMLAVLGGHTDCVHLLLERGACPDMRDRRGRTALHRGAVMGREDCITALLSHNVSVLSRDFQGRTAVHLAASCGHADILSNLLSAADHSHPHDPITDRHGYTPAHWAAYHAGHEDCLDVLLELKPCSIQEGNPFTPLHCALINGHSGSAELLLESSICNLLVNIRDAKGRTPLHAAAVAEDVAGLQLVLRHGADINAVDHSGRSALMVAADNGRSGAVALLLHRAKADLSLLDVNKNTALHLACSKAHEMCAMLILKEIHNPILINATNSMLQMPLHIAARNGLATVVQALLNRGATVLAVDEEGHTPALACASNKAVADCLALILSTMKPSSSTPSSSSPSSPSLNLLKHCGITAACPPLPNGGLHHGYGKDRHGATIGLDGCLTE; translated from the exons ATGTTTTCACAGCGCGCACAACACCTCTGCTCCTCACTCCcgatttctctcaacatgatgacaggagagctgtcagtcaataaatgggaaaacaaagtaacttacaaa aTTGATGAGCCTAATGCCTTTGGAAACACTGCTCTCCATGTGGCCTGCTACACGGGACAGGAGGCCGTGGCCAACGAGCTGGTAAACCGTGGGGCGAACGTCAACCAGCCCAACCACCGTGGCTACACACCCCTGCACCTGGCTGCCGTGTCCACTAATGGGGCTCTTTGCCTGGAACTGCTGGTCAACAACGGTGCTGATGTCAACATGCAG AGTAAAGAAGGGAAAAGCCCTTTGCACATGGCAGCCATTCATGGACGTTTCACTCGCTCTCAGATCCTCATTCAAAACG GTGGGGAGATAGATTGTGTGGACAGATATGGCAATACTCCTCTTCATGTTGCTGCTAAGTACGGCCACGAGCTGCTTATCAGCACCTTAATGACAAACGGTGCTGACACAGCCAG ACAAGGGATTCATGGGATGTTTCCTCTACACTTAGCTGTGCTCTACGGGTCCTCTGACTGTTGTCGTAAGCTACTTTCCTCAG GTCAGCTCTATAGCATTGTGTTGTCAATGAGTAAAGAACACGTGCTCTCGGCCGGATTTGACATCAACACCCCAGATAATTTTGGGAGGACCTGTCTACACGCTGCTGCCTCTGGAGG AAATATTGAATGTCTCAACCTGCTCTTAAGCAGTGGAGCTGACATGAATAAGAAGGACAAGTTTGGAAG GACTCCTTTGCACTATGCGGCTGCAAATGGGAGGTATCAGTGCGTGGTCGTTCTGGTTGGAGCGGGGGCGGAGGTCAACGAGCGCGACCGCTCTGGCTGTACACCTCTACACTACTCGGCTGCATCAACTGCGTTCTGCAG AATGGACCGACCACATGCCAGCACCCATCAGAACCAAGAGGATGGGGAGAAGGAATCCTTCCT ATGTGTGGAGCATTTGTTGGATAATGGTGCTGATCCATCTCTGTGCAACACTAAAGGATACAGTGCCGTGCATTACGCTGCGGCCCACGGCAACAAACAAAACCTGGAGCTG CTTTTGGAGATGTGCTTCAACACACTTGGAGACCAGGAAAGCAATGGGTCCGTCAGCCCACTACACTTGGCG GTGGAGTCAGGTCACTGGGAATGTGTCTCAGTGTTAATCGAGTCTGGAGCGTGTGTGGATGCATATGACCCTGTGGGGCGCTCTGTGCTGTACGTAGCCTCTCAAAGAGGACATGCCCGCTGCGTAGAGCTCCTGCTCGGCCAATCAGCATCTTGCCTGCTCACGGAAAACTGCAGCAAATGGGGCCCTCTTCATGTTGCAG CTGCCAACGGCCACTCAGAATGTCTGCGGATGCTGCTCTGTAGTGAGGGAGGAGCCGACCTTGTTAATGTTACAGACGCAGAGGGACA AACTCCACTAATGCTGGCAGTGCTGGGGGGACACACTGACTGTGTGCATCTGCTGCTGGAGAGAGGTGCTTGCCCTGATATGAGAGACAGGAGAGGAAGAACAGCCTTACACAGAGGG GCGGTGATGGGTCGAGAGGACTGTATAACCGCCCTGCTGTCCCACAACGTCTCAGTCCTTAGCAGAGATTTTCAGGGGCGAACCGCAGTCCATCTTGCTGCCTCTTGTGGCCATGCTGACATTCTCTCAAATCTTCTTTCTGCTGCTGACCACTCCCATCCCCACGACCCAATCACAGACCGCCACGGCTACACACCCGCACACTGGGCAGCCTATCACG CAGGTCATGAAGACTGTTTGGACGTTTTACTTGAACTTAAACCATGTAGTATCCAGGAGGGAAACCCCTTCACCCCACTGCACTGTGCTCT CATTAATGGCCATAGTGGTTCTGCAGAGCTGCTGTTGGAATCCAGTATTTGTAATTTGCTGGTAAACATCAGGGATGCCAAAGGAAG GACCCCGCTTCACGCGGCCGCAGTCGCTGAGGACGTGGCTGGGCTGCAGCTGGTTCTGCGGCATGGAGCTGACATTAACGCTGTGGACCACTCAGGGCGTTCTGCACTGATGGTGGCTGCCGATAATGGCCGAAGCGGTGCCGTAG CCCTGCTGTTGCACAGAGCCAAAGCTGACCTGTCCCTCCTGGATGTGAACAAGAACACTGCCCTGCACCTGGCCTGCAGCAAG GCTCATGAAATGTGTGCCATGCTAATCTTGAAGGAGATTCACAACCCTATCCTCATAAACGCTACCAACAGTATGCTTCAGAT GCCCCTCCACATTGCCGCTAGGAATGGTTTGGCCACTGTGGTTCAGGCCTTGCTGAATCGTGGAGCCACAGTGCTGGCAGTGGATGAGGAAG GTCACACGCCAGCCCTGGCTTGCGCATCCAATAAAGCTGTTGCTGACTGCCTAGCTCTCATTCTGTCAACCATGAAGCCTTCCTCCTCCACACCTTCCTCATCCTCACCCTCTTCTCCTAGCCTCAACCTGCTCAAGCACTGTGGCATCACCGCCGCCTGCCCCCCCCTGCCCAACGGAGGCCTTCACCATGGTTACGGCAAAGATCGCCATGGTGCTACCATCGGCTTGGATGGCTGCTTGACCGAGTGA